In one window of Bacteroidota bacterium DNA:
- a CDS encoding aminotransferase class I/II-fold pyridoxal phosphate-dependent enzyme, whose translation MSENEIKYVQEAFASNWIAPLGPYVDRFEKEIANYLGGGNCAALNSGTSAIHLALILSGVEAGDHVICPTFTFSATANPILYQKAIPVFVDSEMETWNMDPVLLRKAIEFCINKNKKPKAIIIVHLYGMPCKLKELLEIAEEYEIPVIEDAAESLGSKYNNRYTGTFSKFGVLSFNGNKIITTSGGGALFSEDKNAIEKARFLATQSRDKALHYQHSEIGYNYRLSNICAAIGCGQMEMRTRIQQRRKNFELYSELLSDTPGIEFLQELENTFSNRWLTTITVDPAFTGTNNLTIISALENENIECRPLWKPLHLQPVFSSFPSFNNGNSEALFNSGLCLPSGSSLHPDDLSEICETIKECIKA comes from the coding sequence ATGTCGGAGAATGAAATTAAATATGTTCAAGAGGCATTTGCGAGCAATTGGATAGCACCGCTTGGTCCATATGTGGATAGATTTGAAAAAGAAATTGCAAATTATTTAGGGGGAGGAAATTGTGCGGCATTGAATTCGGGAACATCTGCCATTCATTTGGCATTAATATTAAGCGGAGTTGAAGCCGGAGATCATGTAATTTGTCCAACCTTTACTTTTTCTGCCACAGCAAATCCTATTCTTTATCAAAAAGCCATACCTGTTTTTGTGGATAGTGAAATGGAAACATGGAATATGGATCCTGTTCTTTTGCGAAAGGCTATTGAATTTTGCATAAATAAAAATAAAAAACCAAAAGCGATCATTATAGTGCATTTATATGGTATGCCTTGTAAATTGAAGGAGCTTTTAGAAATTGCGGAAGAATATGAAATTCCTGTAATTGAGGATGCAGCGGAATCTTTAGGTTCAAAATATAACAATAGATACACCGGAACATTCAGCAAATTCGGTGTTTTATCCTTTAATGGAAATAAGATCATAACCACATCAGGAGGCGGTGCACTTTTTTCAGAGGATAAAAATGCAATTGAGAAAGCGCGTTTTCTTGCAACGCAATCTCGAGACAAAGCATTACACTACCAACATTCTGAAATTGGGTACAATTACCGATTGAGTAATATTTGTGCTGCTATAGGATGCGGGCAGATGGAAATGCGAACTCGTATTCAGCAACGCAGAAAAAATTTTGAACTCTATAGTGAATTACTTTCAGATACTCCCGGAATAGAATTTTTACAGGAATTAGAAAATACTTTCAGCAACAGATGGCTTACCACAATTACGGTAGATCCGGCATTTACGGGCACAAATAATTTGACAATTATCTCGGCACTGGAAAATGAAAATATTGAGTGCAGACCACTTTGGAAACCACTTCATCTTCAACCCGTATTCTCATCCTTTCCATCCTTTAATAATGGCAATTCTGAGGCCTTATTCAACTCAGGTTTATGCTTGCCATCAGGCTCTTCCCTTCACCCCGACGACCTGTCGGAAATATGCGAAACTATTAAGGAATGTATTAAGGCATAG